TAAAAATGAATATAAAAAGTGGCTCAATATTTTCTCAGCGCTTTTCCAAAAGTGGCTCACTTTTTTATCAGCGTTAGTGGCTCAATATTTTCCTGGCGAGTGGCTCACAATTCTCTTGACAATCGCAGTTATGGGAATTATAGCTTTTTCTGTTGCTCTTCCATTATCTTTTAGTTCTTTAGCTTTTGCAATTATTGCACATGGAAAATATGAGAATTTGGAAAAGAGAATAAAAGAGTTAGAAGCAAAAATCAATGAAGGTTAGCATTTAATTATTATTATTGTTCAAGTAACGGGGGCGATAGTTAAATTAACTACGCTACTGAACATTTGCTGTATGAGATTAGCCCTGGCTTCGTTGCATAGTTTCAACAAAGATGTGCAAGGCAAATGACGTATTTTTTGCTTCACATTTCTCTATAAAATGCGTCAGAGGTGCATCAAAAGTAGCACCTCTGATTTTTTATTAAAACATCAACAATAAACATTAACAGAGTTTTTCGAATGGCAAAAAAAGTAAGGAAAAAAAGCAGCCGGTAAGATTTTTATTACCTGATAAACCTGTTTTTGCCTTTGCGGGATTGTGGAGCTTATGGCAAACAAGCGGGAGGCCATATTAAACGGAAAGGGTAGGGAAGTAGAATTAATATTATTGCATAGTTCAAGAGAAAATAGTCAGCAGGGGGAAGGGGAATTACCGGCCATTTTTGGTTAAAGTGTAAGGAAGGGATGGTTATCAATAAAGAAACATTGGCTCAAATAGTTTCAGTAGTGGTGATAGTAAGTGCGATAGCTTTAGCAGTAGCAACTATTGTGCCCGGTTTTTCAGCCGTTAGGAACTTTCTATTAGCCGTATTCGTGATAAGCGTTCACCTGCAACCTTGGTTTCGGGAGTCTAATTTATGGCTGCGTATATTAATAAGTCTTCAGGAGGCACTCCATCCACACAAGGTGAGTTTAAGAAAAAACATTCTTTTCCAGGTTTTATAGAAGAATTCTTACGCTTAAATCTTTTCTGGTTAAGAATAATGAGTGAGCATGCCCTGTTTATCAAACTGGGATTGCCCTGTGAAGAAGTGGCGTTGCGTTCAGAAGCTGAGCAATTGCAAAAAGAATTTGCCCGCCTGCTTAATGAGGCTCAGCAAATAGCAAAAAACCCGACAAAAAATGAAGTGTTTAGGTTAAACCGAGAGATATGGGAGTAGCGCTACCTGGATGACCTATCCAAATGTAAATGGCTCCCCCAAGGCAGGCCCGTGGAGGTCCTATGATTATTAACGTTGTCATCGCTGTCGCGGCTGCGGCGGCAGCTGCACGTC
The sequence above is drawn from the Bacillota bacterium genome and encodes:
- a CDS encoding DUF2935 domain-containing protein, producing MAAYINKSSGGTPSTQGEFKKKHSFPGFIEEFLRLNLFWLRIMSEHALFIKLGLPCEEVALRSEAEQLQKEFARLLNEAQQIAKNPTKNEVFRLNREIWE